One window of the Chlorogloeopsis sp. ULAP01 genome contains the following:
- a CDS encoding efflux RND transporter permease subunit → MISAVAKWVISRRWLVVIAALISTVIILFNTIPQMPLDVFPNFAPPQVEIETEAPGLAPEEIESLVTLPIESSINGTPGISAVRSSSSAGLSVVRVVFGWGTDIYQARQLIQERLQQAVSKLPEGIETPRLAPISSPIGTVLKYSFTVEDEGENQNLKSKIDLMEVRRIVDWQVTNRLLAVPGVSQVLVYGGDVRQYQVLVDPNKLNAFNVSLQQVSEAVQGANVNAPGGFLITPDKQTLIRGIGRIESLDDLKQSVIVARQGTPVRLGDVADIQIGGAIKIGDGSLNGKDAVVVMVNKQPLADTPTVTRAIETAMTELKAGLPKGVKVTETFRQADYIDASVENVRSALVEGSIIAALILIPFLMNWRTLAVCLLDFVLTFVFALQVLSWLGLGLNTMTLGGLAVAIGTAIDDAIVYAENTYRNLRQNKHSDNPRPVLQVIFEGGQEVRESLIGATLITIVVFSPVFALAGVEGRIFGPMGMTYLVVVMVSSLESLLLSPALCAILLPHGKMPLKEPLIPRIFKRLYYPCLELAIHSPMIIISVAVAGMVAAIVIFPALGRAFLPEFQETTLVNTLALYPGSSLEATNSAAFVLENKLKDDPRLKYVQLRAGRAPNDPDAAPVNLAHLDIGLSNKGMEKRKETVEWLREEFNKVPGAAANIGGFISHRIDEILSGVRSQIAVKIFGSDLEELRRIGKQVEGVMSSVFGLVDLQLEPQVPIEQIQIKFDRVAASRYGLTVGQLSNIIETALNGKVVSQVLEQQQSFDLVVWLQPQYRNNLQTIENLLVDIPSPGGDEGGNKIPLAKVAQVTYSTGPNTINRENVSRLIVVSANAQGKDLRSLVNEIQNKVKTQVQLPSGYFIQYGGQFEAEERASQNILIFSAISFVVITVLMYLSVKSIASTAMIMINLPIALVGGVIAVALTGGVVSVASLVGFVTLFGVATRNGLLLVDNYITKFAIGMSLKEILIAGSMERLNAILMTSFTSALGLVPLVIAVGPGKEVLQPLSIVVLGGLFTSTALTLMVLPALYSKFGKYLLPKRSTPVVEDGKVAGVVLEN, encoded by the coding sequence ATGATTAGTGCAGTCGCTAAATGGGTAATTTCTCGACGCTGGTTAGTAGTAATTGCGGCACTTATTTCCACAGTAATTATATTATTTAATACCATCCCGCAAATGCCGCTGGATGTTTTCCCCAACTTTGCTCCTCCCCAAGTTGAAATTGAAACAGAAGCTCCCGGACTTGCTCCCGAAGAAATAGAATCTTTGGTGACATTACCAATTGAAAGCTCAATCAACGGCACACCAGGGATCAGCGCAGTTCGTTCTTCCTCCTCAGCAGGACTTTCTGTAGTCAGAGTTGTTTTTGGCTGGGGAACAGATATCTATCAAGCCCGCCAGTTGATACAAGAACGACTGCAACAAGCAGTTAGTAAGCTACCCGAAGGAATTGAAACACCTAGACTCGCTCCTATTAGTTCACCTATTGGCACTGTATTAAAATATTCCTTCACAGTGGAAGATGAGGGAGAAAACCAAAACCTCAAATCCAAAATCGATTTGATGGAAGTACGCCGCATCGTTGATTGGCAAGTGACAAACCGCCTTTTAGCAGTCCCTGGCGTTAGCCAAGTGCTAGTGTATGGCGGTGATGTGCGTCAGTATCAAGTATTAGTAGATCCGAACAAACTCAATGCTTTTAATGTATCCTTACAGCAAGTATCTGAAGCAGTACAGGGGGCAAATGTCAATGCTCCTGGTGGCTTTTTAATCACCCCTGACAAGCAAACTCTGATTCGGGGAATTGGCCGAATTGAATCCCTGGATGATTTAAAACAATCTGTAATTGTTGCCCGTCAAGGAACGCCTGTGCGATTGGGAGATGTTGCCGACATTCAAATTGGCGGTGCGATTAAGATTGGCGATGGCAGCTTAAATGGCAAAGATGCTGTAGTGGTGATGGTGAATAAGCAACCTCTAGCTGATACTCCTACCGTTACCCGTGCCATTGAAACTGCAATGACAGAGTTGAAAGCAGGTTTACCTAAAGGAGTAAAGGTAACAGAAACCTTCCGCCAAGCAGATTATATTGATGCTTCAGTAGAAAATGTCAGATCGGCCTTGGTGGAAGGCAGTATTATTGCCGCACTTATCCTCATTCCTTTTTTGATGAATTGGCGGACTCTAGCAGTGTGCTTGTTAGATTTTGTTCTAACTTTTGTGTTCGCCTTGCAAGTATTATCCTGGTTAGGCTTGGGGCTAAACACCATGACTTTAGGAGGGTTAGCGGTAGCCATTGGCACAGCAATTGACGATGCCATTGTTTATGCAGAAAATACTTATCGCAACCTGCGCCAAAATAAACATTCTGATAATCCGCGTCCGGTACTACAAGTCATTTTTGAAGGGGGACAGGAAGTTAGAGAATCTCTTATTGGTGCAACTTTAATTACCATAGTTGTCTTTTCCCCTGTTTTTGCCCTCGCAGGTGTAGAAGGTCGAATTTTTGGGCCGATGGGAATGACTTATCTAGTAGTGGTCATGGTTTCCAGTTTAGAATCATTACTATTAAGTCCGGCATTGTGTGCGATTTTACTTCCACACGGAAAAATGCCGTTAAAAGAACCATTAATACCCCGAATTTTCAAGCGGCTATACTATCCTTGTTTAGAATTGGCTATCCACAGTCCCATGATTATTATCTCTGTGGCTGTGGCGGGAATGGTAGCGGCAATAGTGATTTTTCCAGCTTTGGGACGGGCTTTTCTACCAGAATTTCAAGAAACAACTTTGGTCAATACTTTAGCTCTTTATCCAGGTTCATCTTTAGAAGCTACTAACAGTGCAGCCTTTGTATTGGAGAATAAACTTAAAGATGATCCCAGGTTAAAATATGTGCAACTACGAGCAGGACGCGCCCCTAACGATCCAGATGCAGCACCCGTAAATCTCGCTCACCTCGACATTGGGTTAAGCAACAAAGGAATGGAAAAACGCAAAGAAACAGTAGAATGGTTGCGAGAAGAATTTAATAAAGTACCGGGTGCAGCTGCGAATATTGGTGGATTTATTTCGCACAGAATTGATGAAATATTATCCGGGGTTAGAAGTCAAATTGCTGTGAAAATATTTGGCTCAGATTTAGAAGAACTCCGCAGAATTGGTAAACAAGTTGAAGGTGTAATGTCATCTGTTTTTGGGCTAGTGGATTTACAATTAGAACCGCAAGTTCCCATCGAACAGATTCAAATAAAATTTGACCGTGTTGCCGCATCACGTTATGGTTTAACTGTTGGGCAACTATCTAACATAATTGAAACTGCGCTCAATGGCAAAGTAGTATCGCAAGTTTTGGAGCAGCAACAAAGTTTTGATTTAGTGGTATGGTTACAACCACAATACCGAAATAATTTACAAACAATTGAAAATTTATTAGTTGATATTCCTTCCCCAGGAGGAGATGAAGGGGGAAATAAAATTCCTTTAGCTAAGGTGGCTCAAGTTACCTATAGCACTGGCCCCAATACAATTAACCGAGAAAATGTCTCTCGTCTAATTGTAGTATCTGCTAATGCTCAGGGTAAAGATTTGCGATCGCTAGTCAATGAAATTCAAAACAAAGTCAAGACACAAGTGCAATTGCCCTCCGGTTACTTTATTCAGTATGGCGGTCAATTTGAAGCCGAAGAAAGAGCCTCACAAAATATTTTAATTTTTAGTGCCATTTCCTTCGTAGTAATTACGGTATTAATGTATCTTTCTGTCAAATCCATTGCTTCTACAGCAATGATTATGATTAACTTGCCCATCGCTTTAGTTGGAGGTGTAATTGCTGTAGCCTTAACAGGGGGTGTTGTCTCAGTTGCTTCCTTGGTAGGCTTTGTAACTTTATTTGGTGTAGCAACTCGTAACGGACTGCTTTTAGTAGATAATTACATAACCAAGTTTGCGATCGGAATGTCTTTAAAAGAAATCCTGATAGCCGGGTCAATGGAACGACTCAATGCTATTTTAATGACATCATTTACTTCAGCTTTGGGATTAGTACCGTTAGTAATTGCAGTAGGGCCAGGTAAAGAAGTTTTGCAACCACTTTCGATAGTAGTTTTGGGTGGTTTGTTTACTTCTACAGCGTTAACCTTGATGGTTTTACCAGCTTTGTACTCAAAGTTTGGTAAGTATTTGTTACCTAAGCGAAGTACTCCTGTTGTGGAGGATGGGAAGGTAGCTGGGGTGGTTTTGGAAAATTAG
- the sigB gene encoding sigma-70 family RNA polymerase sigma factor SigB translates to MPNSASQPTKVKSKNNEFSSIADTVGIYLHQIGRVPLLTHEQEIFFAKQVQQMMAMLTAKEELSEKLQREPTLQEWADKMQLQEEVLLQQLSQGQIAKQKMIQANLRLVVSIAKKYQKRNIEFLDLIQEGTLGLERGVEKFDPTLGYKFSTYAYWWIRQGITLAIAQQSRTIRLPIHMVDKLNKIKYVQRELSQKLGYIAGVTEVAQALNLEPSQIREYLQLVRQPISLDMRIGFEQDTQLQDMLEDDRISPERYVEREFFYQDIHNLLAKLTPQQREVLILRFGLADGYELTLVQTSQRMGISRERVRQVEKQALALLQKYGVNSRSYLAD, encoded by the coding sequence ATGCCTAACTCAGCATCTCAACCAACTAAAGTTAAGAGCAAGAATAACGAATTTTCATCTATAGCAGATACAGTGGGTATCTATCTGCATCAAATTGGACGTGTACCTTTATTAACCCATGAGCAAGAAATTTTTTTTGCTAAACAAGTTCAGCAAATGATGGCAATGCTGACTGCGAAGGAAGAACTATCTGAAAAATTACAGCGTGAACCTACGCTACAAGAATGGGCTGATAAGATGCAGTTGCAAGAAGAAGTGCTGCTGCAACAACTAAGTCAAGGACAAATTGCCAAGCAAAAGATGATTCAGGCTAATCTGCGGTTGGTGGTGTCTATTGCTAAAAAATACCAGAAACGCAATATTGAGTTTCTAGATTTAATTCAAGAAGGTACATTGGGGCTAGAACGAGGGGTAGAGAAATTTGATCCAACTTTGGGATACAAGTTTTCTACTTATGCTTATTGGTGGATTCGTCAGGGAATTACACTAGCGATCGCACAACAATCCCGCACCATTCGTTTACCAATTCACATGGTTGATAAACTGAACAAAATTAAGTATGTACAGCGAGAGTTATCTCAAAAGCTTGGTTACATTGCTGGCGTGACGGAAGTCGCCCAAGCACTCAATCTAGAACCCAGTCAGATTCGAGAATATTTGCAGCTGGTTCGTCAACCTATTTCCTTAGATATGCGAATTGGGTTTGAGCAGGATACCCAATTACAGGATATGCTGGAGGACGATAGAATATCTCCTGAACGCTACGTCGAGCGAGAATTTTTCTATCAAGACATTCACAATCTATTAGCAAAGCTGACTCCCCAGCAAAGGGAAGTATTAATCTTACGCTTTGGTTTAGCAGATGGATACGAACTTACCCTAGTACAGACTAGTCAACGCATGGGCATTAGTCGGGAACGAGTCCGACAAGTGGAAAAACAAGCTCTCGCCCTTCTACAAAAATATGGGGTTAACTCACGCAGCTATTTAGCTGACTGA
- a CDS encoding efflux RND transporter permease subunit — MLNSIVKWSIAQRWLVVLASILISIWGFLVLTQMPLDVFPSFAPPQVEIMTEAPGLAPEEVESLVTRPIESVINGTPGLEALRSSSAVGLSAVRATFSWDTEIYRARQLVTERLQQARSQLPQGVEDPEVLPVSSPLGWTVKYAFTSETTPLMEVWRIVNWQVKNRLLAVPGVSNIVIFGGDERQYQVLVDPAKLRAFNVSLDDVTKAAQAANANAPGGFLITPDQETLVRGVGRIESIEQLKKSVIKASNGTPVLLEQVADVQIGSALKRGDGSSAGKKAVILTVNKQPTADTPSVTKAAEAAMEELKASLPKDVKVTETFRQEDFIEASIKNVEEALRDGTIIVCVILILFLMNWRTIIITLSAIPVSLLLGMMILNWTGQGINTMTLGGLVVAIGSVVDDAIVDMENVYRRLRENQTAGNPVSPLQVVFNGSVEVRVSVLFSTIIIAVVFAPIFALSGVEGRIFTPMGIAYLLSIVASTLVALTLTPALCALLLVNRRLPSTETWVERFSHRLYRPLLKFSLRRPKIILTGAIASFVASILIMTSLGQVFLPEFQDRALVITTILMPGQSLDATNQVGLAIENTLKKDPRIQAVQFRSGRAQGDTEVAGVNVGELDVQLSEEGGKDRDKAIEMIREQFEKIPGVVPNIGGFISHRMDEVLSGVRSAIAVKIFGPNLEQLRQLGQQVQSAMGEVSGLADLQLEPQVPMKQVQIQFDRDAAARYGLSIGELSETVETALNGRTVSQILEQQQTFDLIVWLQEKYRSNIEVIRDLLVDTPNGQKIPLAQVAKIDYGTGPNTINRENVSRYIVVSSNVAGRDLGSVIKEIRNKVKQEVQLPPGYYIEYGGQFEAQEGATKTLLWAGGLAFVAIAVLIYFAVKSIPATIMILLNLPLALVGGIISIALAGGILSVASMVGFITLFGVATRNGLLLVENYNSRMAEGQPLRQALMEGSVERLAAILMTALTSALGMGPLVIGSGAGKEILQPLAVVVLGGLFTSTALTLLVLPALYVQFGKFLMPRKTEPMMQSEGAGEASF, encoded by the coding sequence ATGCTTAATTCTATTGTTAAATGGTCGATCGCTCAACGCTGGCTAGTGGTTCTTGCCTCTATCCTCATATCTATTTGGGGCTTCCTTGTCCTTACACAGATGCCACTAGATGTATTTCCCAGCTTTGCCCCGCCCCAGGTCGAAATTATGACCGAAGCCCCAGGACTTGCGCCAGAGGAAGTGGAGTCTCTAGTTACCCGACCGATAGAAAGTGTGATTAACGGCACACCCGGACTAGAAGCATTGCGTTCTTCCTCGGCTGTCGGTCTTTCGGCTGTAAGAGCCACTTTTAGTTGGGATACAGAAATTTATCGCGCCCGCCAATTAGTCACAGAACGGTTGCAACAAGCACGCAGCCAGCTACCACAAGGCGTGGAAGACCCAGAGGTTCTTCCGGTTAGTTCGCCTTTAGGATGGACTGTTAAATACGCCTTCACCTCCGAAACCACTCCTTTAATGGAGGTCTGGCGGATTGTCAATTGGCAAGTGAAAAACCGCTTGCTTGCTGTCCCTGGCGTTAGTAATATCGTGATATTCGGCGGGGATGAGCGTCAGTATCAAGTATTGGTAGATCCTGCAAAGCTAAGAGCATTCAATGTTTCCCTGGATGATGTCACCAAAGCAGCACAAGCAGCTAACGCCAATGCACCAGGAGGATTTTTAATTACTCCCGACCAAGAAACTTTGGTGCGAGGTGTTGGACGAATTGAATCTATTGAACAACTAAAAAAATCGGTTATTAAAGCCAGCAATGGCACACCCGTACTTCTCGAACAAGTCGCAGATGTGCAAATAGGATCTGCACTCAAACGCGGCGATGGTAGTTCTGCGGGTAAAAAGGCGGTAATTTTGACTGTCAATAAACAGCCAACTGCGGATACACCAAGCGTTACGAAGGCGGCTGAAGCGGCAATGGAAGAGCTAAAAGCCAGTTTGCCTAAAGATGTGAAAGTAACTGAAACCTTCCGTCAAGAGGATTTTATCGAAGCCTCTATCAAAAACGTTGAAGAAGCTTTGCGCGATGGCACGATCATTGTTTGTGTCATCTTGATTCTATTTTTGATGAATTGGCGCACGATCATCATTACCTTGAGCGCGATTCCCGTATCTTTGTTGTTGGGAATGATGATCCTCAATTGGACGGGACAAGGTATCAACACGATGACTTTGGGCGGATTAGTTGTGGCGATTGGTTCGGTAGTGGATGATGCAATTGTGGATATGGAGAACGTCTACCGCCGTTTGCGAGAAAACCAGACAGCAGGAAATCCTGTGTCACCACTGCAAGTAGTTTTTAATGGCTCAGTAGAGGTGCGGGTGAGCGTGCTGTTCTCGACAATCATTATCGCAGTCGTCTTTGCACCAATCTTTGCCCTTTCTGGGGTGGAAGGTCGGATTTTTACACCAATGGGTATAGCTTATTTGCTGTCGATTGTGGCTTCTACCTTAGTAGCACTGACATTGACTCCGGCACTATGCGCCCTTTTGCTAGTAAATCGACGTTTACCAAGTACAGAAACTTGGGTTGAACGATTTTCTCACCGCCTGTATCGCCCGCTTTTGAAATTTTCTCTACGTCGCCCCAAGATTATTTTGACAGGTGCGATCGCTAGTTTTGTCGCTTCAATATTAATTATGACCTCGTTAGGGCAAGTTTTTTTACCAGAATTTCAAGACCGCGCCCTAGTGATCACCACGATTCTGATGCCTGGTCAATCTCTAGATGCTACCAATCAGGTAGGTTTGGCGATAGAGAACACTCTCAAAAAAGACCCTCGGATTCAAGCAGTTCAGTTCCGTTCTGGGCGAGCGCAAGGTGATACTGAAGTAGCTGGTGTCAATGTCGGAGAACTAGATGTTCAACTGAGTGAAGAGGGAGGAAAAGACCGAGACAAAGCGATTGAAATGATTCGGGAGCAATTTGAGAAAATTCCCGGTGTAGTCCCCAATATCGGTGGTTTCATTTCACACCGCATGGATGAAGTGCTTTCTGGGGTACGAAGTGCGATCGCTGTAAAAATTTTTGGCCCCAATTTAGAACAACTCCGCCAGCTTGGTCAACAAGTACAATCAGCAATGGGTGAGGTTTCCGGTTTAGCAGACTTGCAATTAGAACCGCAAGTACCAATGAAACAGGTGCAAATTCAATTTGACCGTGACGCAGCTGCTCGCTATGGTTTGAGTATTGGCGAATTATCAGAGACGGTAGAAACGGCTCTGAATGGGCGAACTGTATCTCAAATCTTAGAACAGCAACAAACCTTTGACCTGATTGTCTGGTTACAAGAAAAATACCGCAGCAATATCGAAGTCATTCGCGATTTGCTAGTTGATACACCCAACGGACAAAAAATCCCCTTAGCTCAAGTTGCAAAAATTGACTACGGTACAGGCCCTAACACCATTAACCGTGAGAACGTCTCCCGTTATATTGTTGTCTCTAGCAATGTGGCTGGACGCGATTTAGGTTCTGTGATTAAAGAAATTCGGAACAAAGTTAAACAAGAGGTGCAATTGCCTCCCGGATATTACATTGAATACGGTGGTCAATTTGAAGCGCAAGAGGGAGCCACAAAAACTCTACTTTGGGCTGGTGGATTAGCTTTTGTTGCTATTGCAGTCCTGATTTACTTTGCTGTCAAATCGATTCCTGCCACCATCATGATCTTGCTAAACTTACCCTTGGCGTTAGTGGGTGGAATCATTTCCATTGCCTTAGCTGGAGGTATTCTATCTGTGGCTTCGATGGTAGGATTTATTACCTTATTCGGCGTTGCTACACGCAATGGACTATTGCTGGTTGAGAACTACAATTCTAGGATGGCAGAAGGACAACCTCTGCGACAGGCTTTGATGGAAGGGTCGGTAGAAAGGTTGGCTGCTATCTTAATGACAGCGTTAACATCGGCTTTGGGTATGGGGCCTTTGGTAATTGGTAGCGGAGCCGGAAAAGAAATCCTCCAGCCACTAGCCGTTGTGGTATTGGGTGGATTGTTTACCTCAACTGCTTTAACTCTTTTAGTTCTGCCAGCTTTGTATGTCCAGTTTGGTAAGTTTTTAATGCCAAGAAAAACTGAACCAATGATGCAGTCAGAAGGGGCAGGAGAGGCAAGTTTTTAG
- a CDS encoding DUF190 domain-containing protein, which translates to MVHQHDREPTKWKQLTIHISESDSWQHQPLHQALLGIARKQGITGMTVMRAISGYGKHGVFRTMNELDPSTESSVLPLVITVIDSESAITEFFSLVKDMLKDKFVTCQSIEVLSPLVTL; encoded by the coding sequence ATGGTTCACCAGCACGATCGCGAACCAACTAAATGGAAGCAACTAACAATCCATATTAGTGAGTCTGATAGTTGGCAACACCAACCCCTTCACCAAGCTCTACTGGGAATAGCTCGCAAACAGGGAATAACAGGGATGACGGTGATGCGGGCAATTTCCGGATATGGCAAGCATGGTGTTTTTCGGACTATGAACGAGCTAGATCCATCTACAGAGTCTTCTGTGCTACCACTTGTGATTACGGTTATTGATAGTGAAAGTGCAATAACCGAATTTTTTTCCTTGGTCAAAGATATGCTGAAAGATAAGTTTGTCACTTGTCAAAGCATAGAAGTTCTCTCACCGTTGGTAACGCTTTAA
- a CDS encoding cation diffusion facilitator family transporter, which yields MSHSHGHSHEPTNYNRAFIISIVLNTGFVVVEVIYGLVANSLALLADAGHNLSDVLGLLLAWGASFLGRRQPTPRRTYGLRRSSILAALLNAILVLVASGAVAWEAIGRFLEPSSVSGSTIIGVAAVGIAINMGSALMFLSGRERDLNIRGAFIHLVADAAVSVGAVLAGIAIVTTGWLWFDPAVSLIIVVVIVVSTWQLFQESFNLITDAVPAGIEPLAVRTFLAELPGVTSVHDLHIWGMSTTETALTAHLIMPAGYPGDAFLVQVNQQLHDHFGIEHTTIQIETGNPSYPCPLAQENVV from the coding sequence ATGTCTCACAGTCACGGACACAGCCACGAACCGACTAATTACAACCGTGCCTTCATTATTAGCATTGTTCTCAACACTGGATTTGTTGTTGTTGAAGTCATTTATGGATTAGTTGCCAATTCCCTTGCCCTACTTGCTGATGCTGGTCACAATTTGAGTGATGTTCTAGGTTTGTTACTTGCCTGGGGAGCAAGCTTCCTCGGTCGTCGCCAACCAACACCACGCCGCACTTACGGGTTACGTCGCTCCTCTATTTTGGCTGCTCTGTTGAATGCTATCCTCGTACTCGTAGCTTCTGGTGCAGTTGCCTGGGAAGCTATTGGGCGTTTCCTTGAACCCAGCTCAGTATCAGGCAGTACAATTATCGGCGTGGCAGCGGTAGGTATTGCCATCAATATGGGAAGTGCCTTGATGTTTCTGTCTGGTCGCGAAAGAGACTTAAACATTAGAGGAGCCTTTATCCACTTAGTTGCTGATGCAGCAGTGTCTGTGGGTGCAGTCCTGGCTGGGATTGCAATTGTAACCACTGGTTGGCTATGGTTTGACCCTGCTGTGAGTTTGATAATTGTTGTTGTGATTGTTGTGAGTACTTGGCAATTGTTCCAAGAATCTTTCAACTTGATCACAGATGCCGTACCAGCAGGTATTGAACCACTTGCAGTCCGTACATTCTTAGCTGAACTTCCCGGTGTGACTAGTGTACATGACTTACATATCTGGGGTATGAGTACCACCGAAACAGCTCTGACTGCTCACTTAATTATGCCCGCAGGATATCCTGGCGATGCTTTTTTAGTCCAGGTAAATCAACAACTCCACGACCATTTTGGTATTGAACACACTACAATTCAAATAGAAACGGGCAATCCAAGTTATCCATGTCCTCTTGCTCAAGAAAACGTGGTTTAA
- a CDS encoding CemA family protein — translation MKLKPSSQKMSFIPRSILRTIGKFQQTLDPNAETKVIKEFRASRRQTILSIRFLLILIVVPLLINQLSRNFIITPLVEKFWSSQESDIFINSSQEEKALAELKRFEQGLYFEARIGKIPVLSREVVQKKLKEKASIIIEENKIESINAVTNVFADILTVITLIILILIGKQQLSILRSFAGDITYSLSDSAKAFLIILSTDIFVGFHSPYGWEIILGSTLKHYGLPENKSFISLFIATVPVIMDTIFKYWIFRYLNRSSPSAVATYRNMNE, via the coding sequence ATGAAATTAAAGCCATCATCTCAAAAGATGAGTTTTATTCCCCGATCTATCCTGCGAACCATAGGAAAATTTCAACAGACGTTAGATCCAAATGCTGAGACAAAGGTTATTAAAGAGTTTCGCGCTTCTCGCCGTCAAACGATTTTATCTATCCGTTTTTTATTAATTCTGATTGTAGTTCCACTACTTATAAATCAACTTTCTAGAAACTTTATAATTACTCCCCTAGTTGAGAAGTTTTGGAGTTCACAAGAGTCGGATATTTTCATAAACTCTTCTCAAGAAGAAAAAGCCTTAGCTGAATTAAAAAGATTTGAGCAAGGTCTTTACTTTGAAGCTCGAATTGGAAAAATTCCAGTATTATCTAGGGAAGTTGTACAAAAGAAGCTAAAGGAAAAAGCTAGTATTATAATAGAAGAAAATAAAATTGAAAGTATTAATGCAGTGACAAATGTCTTTGCAGATATACTTACGGTCATCACATTAATTATTTTAATTTTAATAGGTAAGCAACAACTATCTATTCTTAGGTCTTTTGCTGGCGATATAACTTACAGTTTAAGCGACTCTGCTAAGGCTTTTTTAATTATTCTATCTACAGATATATTTGTCGGTTTTCACTCTCCCTATGGTTGGGAAATAATTCTAGGAAGTACTTTAAAGCATTACGGCTTGCCGGAAAACAAGAGTTTTATTTCTCTGTTTATTGCTACTGTTCCGGTGATAATGGATACTATTTTCAAATACTGGATATTCCGCTATCTCAATCGCAGTTCTCCCTCAGCTGTGGCTACCTATCGAAATATGAATGAATAA
- a CDS encoding DUF2808 domain-containing protein gives MNRMLIYTATFALAIASVISVGYASANADDEVSNVDNSLQLPPIQWRLVKHTFRLHIPRNNKALSQLIIDTPPTVAVSNDMEVLDEKGQRININISVNGSKIIINFPEIVIANTKLNINLNKVKQPTQGPASVYKLSVKVVGSNKDIPVGIAQFPTF, from the coding sequence ATGAATAGAATGCTGATCTATACTGCTACATTTGCTTTGGCGATCGCATCTGTAATTTCTGTTGGCTATGCAAGTGCCAATGCAGATGATGAAGTTTCCAATGTTGATAATAGTTTGCAACTTCCTCCTATTCAATGGCGGCTTGTTAAGCATACTTTTCGATTACATATTCCTCGGAACAATAAAGCTCTTTCCCAGCTAATTATTGATACTCCACCAACTGTGGCTGTAAGTAATGATATGGAAGTATTAGATGAAAAGGGTCAAAGGATTAACATTAATATTTCTGTCAATGGTAGTAAAATCATAATAAATTTTCCTGAAATAGTTATTGCTAATACTAAGCTTAATATTAACCTCAACAAAGTAAAACAACCAACTCAAGGGCCAGCTTCTGTGTACAAACTTTCAGTTAAAGTTGTTGGTAGTAATAAAGATATTCCAGTAGGTATAGCTCAGTTCCCCACATTTTAA